The Deinococcus koreensis genome window below encodes:
- a CDS encoding DUF4034 domain-containing protein: MNASSSAQLQQLRDGRPEELDAHLTSLQRDFEAGQRSEQELRAAFQAFDVGDTDLSEAFGRWLETCVGSYVAHVALATWLHRRARDLRGGATSDLVSDQGRRGMLHHLQQAEGAARHATTLTSNPLGAWLVVGNVHNAYGCEVGSDDIAAQQYPDWYAEPLRVNPHSLALRRTMLTHLRTEWGGSEEQMLAFVRQQQDAGLLGQTDIQQLWGQYHAYVAHYEWMFRKAYGKALEHARLAADLNEAHAELLFALLTEQNHPAPERSAALERFLGALERHPENGLWYGQAALIGKTDILAPHAQRLGTVLRGMAEAGDADAASVLGVLRQDAPQLGLPDPRPLLIQARERGDVGAANLLVFLAHKDRTLSADQKRDHVLKAADVGSEVAAWEVYSSFGAYRRQFGLDDRARYRYLLRAADAGDNDARFALAQQLRGGFVEVGEDGVLRPVDTPPLQESLDYARHLLGRAAAEGHKGAQRALKKSRETAWDAKTAKRIAVGGVVGEREASRGGRPWWQWWLMASVATGLLRACATLTNGGG; the protein is encoded by the coding sequence ATGAATGCATCTTCCTCTGCTCAGCTCCAGCAGCTCCGAGACGGTCGTCCAGAGGAGCTGGATGCTCACCTGACCTCCCTGCAGCGAGACTTCGAGGCCGGGCAGCGCTCCGAGCAGGAGCTCCGGGCCGCCTTCCAGGCCTTCGATGTCGGGGATACGGATCTGAGCGAGGCCTTCGGCAGGTGGCTGGAGACGTGTGTCGGCTCCTACGTGGCCCATGTGGCACTGGCGACCTGGCTGCACCGCCGTGCCCGCGACCTGCGCGGCGGCGCGACCTCCGATCTGGTCAGCGACCAGGGCCGGCGCGGGATGCTGCATCACCTTCAACAGGCCGAGGGGGCGGCGCGCCACGCCACCACCCTGACGTCCAACCCGCTGGGGGCCTGGCTGGTCGTGGGCAATGTCCACAACGCCTATGGCTGCGAGGTCGGTTCGGACGATATCGCTGCCCAGCAATACCCCGACTGGTACGCCGAACCCCTCAGGGTCAACCCGCACAGCCTGGCGCTGCGCCGAACTATGCTGACCCACCTGCGAACCGAGTGGGGCGGGAGCGAGGAGCAGATGCTGGCCTTCGTGCGCCAGCAGCAGGACGCCGGCCTGCTGGGGCAGACGGATATCCAGCAGCTCTGGGGGCAGTACCACGCCTACGTGGCGCACTACGAATGGATGTTCAGGAAGGCGTACGGCAAAGCCCTGGAACATGCTCGGCTGGCTGCCGACCTGAACGAGGCCCACGCCGAGTTGCTGTTCGCGCTCCTGACCGAGCAGAATCACCCGGCCCCAGAGCGAAGTGCCGCCCTGGAGCGGTTCCTGGGCGCGCTGGAACGCCATCCGGAAAACGGCCTCTGGTACGGTCAGGCGGCGTTGATAGGGAAGACCGACATCCTGGCTCCCCATGCCCAGCGCCTGGGAACCGTTCTCCGGGGCATGGCCGAGGCAGGCGATGCGGACGCCGCATCGGTGCTGGGGGTGCTCCGGCAGGACGCTCCGCAGCTCGGTCTCCCGGATCCTCGCCCCCTGCTGATCCAGGCCCGCGAGCGCGGTGACGTGGGTGCGGCCAACCTGTTGGTCTTCCTGGCCCACAAAGACCGCACGCTGAGCGCCGATCAGAAACGCGACCACGTGCTGAAAGCCGCCGATGTCGGCAGTGAGGTGGCCGCCTGGGAGGTCTACAGCAGTTTCGGGGCCTACCGCCGACAGTTCGGGCTGGACGACCGGGCCCGATACCGCTACCTGCTGCGCGCCGCCGACGCGGGAGACAACGATGCCCGCTTCGCCCTGGCCCAGCAGCTCCGCGGCGGCTTCGTAGAAGTCGGGGAGGACGGCGTGCTGCGTCCGGTCGATACGCCGCCCCTGCAGGAGAGTCTGGACTATGCCCGGCATCTGCTGGGGCGAGCGGCGGCCGAAGGGCACAAGGGCGCGCAAAGGGCCCTGAAGAAGTCTCGGGAGACTGCCTGGGACGCCAAGACCGCCAAGCGGATCGCGGTCGGCGGCGTGGTCGGGGAACGCGAGGCCAGCCGGGGCGGCCGTCCCTGGTGGCAGTGGTGGCTGATGGCCAGTGTGGCCACGGGCCTGCTGCGCGCCTGTGCCACGCTGACGAACGGTGGAGGCTGA